In bacterium, the genomic stretch TACTTCGTGAGCAGGAGATGGGCGATCATCTGGACGTTCTGCCCGGCGAAGCCGACGGGCTGCTCGGCGGTGGACAGCTCCGGGAAGCGCGTGGTGAGCGCCCCCACCATGATGAGCACCGCCACGAACCCGGCGGCGATCACTCCGCCGATCAGGTGCTGGTTCTCGGCCATGATGATCCGCCCGGTGCCGCGCTGCAGCAGCATCACCGCAAAGATGATGAGCACCGTGATGGCCCCGGCGTAGATCAGGATCTGCATGGCGACCATCAGGTGCCCGGCCAGCAGGCCATACAGGCCGGCCATGCCCAGCAGGCACACCAGCAGCCACAGACACGCCGGGAACACGCGCCGCGACACGACCGTCCCCAGCCCGCCGAGCAGCGTCAGCCCGGCGGTGCACAGGAAAGCCACGTATTCGATGATGTGCTCGGCAGGAATACCGTACATGGTAGTTCGCTGGAGGGGCCGGCTACCAGCCGGCCCGCTGTTCCCTGGGCCGGCTGATAGCCGGCCCCTCCCCTAACTCTCGTCCCCGCCAGGCGCCTTCTTCTTGCCTGAGGCCAGTGTCGTCTTCTCTGGAGACACAGGCACTTCGGGCTCAGGAATGCCCTGTCCGCGCGCCTTCAGGTCCGCCAGGTCGCGGATGAGCTTCCTGGGGTCATATTCCACATTGTGGTACTCGCGCGTCATGGTCAGCGCCCCGACCGGGCAGGCCTCGACACACAGCCAGCAGTACATGCACAGCCCCGCGTCCACGTAGAACTCCACCGGGTGGCGCTCCTTGCCCTTCCCCTCGGCGGTGATGTGGATGCACTCGTCGGGGCAGGCCTTCTGGCACGCCATGCAAGCGATGCAGCGCGTCCCGCCGGGCCGCTCGGGATCGGCGATGAGCGCGAAGTCGCCCCGGTAGCCCGGCGCCGGCACCCAGTCCTTCTCCGGGTGGTGCTTGAAGGGGTACTGGTGCGTCACCTTGGGCCGGAACAGCACCCGCAGGGTCAGCCATAGGCCCTTGCAGACGCTCAGGGCCCCGTAGCCGATGTCGCCGAGTAACTCCCAGGCAGATTGTGGACGACGGATCTGTTCGGACATGATATCGATGGTACGCCCGACACTCCTGTCGGGCACGCCCCGTGTAGCGCCCGACAAGAGTGTCGGGCGTACCGGCGCAACATGCCTGCGGGCGTGAGGACACGCCCGCCCACGCGGCCTAAGCCTAGGCCCAGCCGGCCAGGACGACTCCCGTCACGATGGCCAGCGCGATGAATCCCGCCGGGATGAGCAGCTTCCATGACATCGCCATGAGCTGATCCACCCGCAGGCGGGGCAATGTCCAGCGCACCCACATCAGGACGAGCACGAACACGAAGGCCTTCCCCAGCAGCCACAGCAGCCCCGGCAGACAGAGCGGGTCCGGGTTGCCCAGCGGCGACTGCCAGCCGCCCAGGAAGAGTACCGTGAAGATGAGCGAGACCAGGTAGACGTTCCCGTATTCGCCCAGGAAGTACAGGGCAAACTTCATGCCGGAGTACTCGGTGTGGTAGCCGGAGACCAGCTCGCTCTCGGCCTCGGGCAGGTCGAAGGGCGTCCGGTTGACTTCGGCGATGCTGCAGATGATGAAGATGAGCATCGGCAGCCACAGCCAGGGCCGCACGATGTTCCAGTGCCCGAAGCCCCCGTGCTGGGTCTCCACGATCCCCACCATCGAGAGCGTCTGCGACTGCATGACGATGCACAGCAGCGCCAGCAGCATCGGCACCTCGTACGAGACCATCTGCGCGGCGCCGCGAATGGCGCCCAGCAGCGACCATTTGTTGTTCGAGCCCCAGCCACCGGTGATGATCCCCACGATGGCCAGCGACGACACCGCCGCGGCGAACAGCAGGCCGATGTTGGCGTCCATGAGCCCGGCCGTGGTCCGCCCGCGGTCCCAGGGGATCACCACAAACGCCAGCGCCCCCGCGACCAGAAACACGACCGGCCCCAGCCAGTGCAGCAGCTTGTCGGCATCAGCCGGGATGATGTCTTCCTTGAGCAGCAGCTTCAGCGCGTCCGGGAAGGACTGCAAGATGCCCGCCGGCCCGCAGCGCGTGGGGCCCAGACGGCTCTGGATGTACCCGGCGACCTTCCGCTCCAGGTAGATGAACACCAGGGCGGCCAGCATGATGACCACCAGCGCCCACACGCCACCGATGCCCCAGGCGAAGACCTCGCAGATGATCTTGGCCCATTCAGGAGGCACACCCCAGCCGGTGAGCAGGCGAACGAACCACTCACCCAGGGCGGCGCCGGTTGTGAAGAGAAGGTCGGACATGAGTATCAGGGTCTAGGGTTCAGGGGCGAGGGTCAAGGGCAACGGCCCTGACTTGCCACATGGCACTTGCCACTCGCCGTTGCTACCGATCCACATCTCCCAGCACGATATCCGTACTGGCGATCACGGCCACCATGTCGGCCATCCAGCCGCCGGTACACATGGTGTCCAGAGCCGACAGATTGTAGAAGGACGGGGCTCGCCAGTGCATTCGCCAGGGCTTGTCGCTGCCGTCGGCGACGAGATAGCAGCCCACCTCGCCCCGGGGCGACTCCACGCGCTCGTACACCTCGCCCGGCTCGATCTTCAGCTTCCGCGGCACCGGGACGTTGACATCGCCCTCGGGCAGCTTGTCCAGGGCCTGGCGGATGATCTTGACGCTCTCGCGCAGCTCGCGGATGCGCACCAGGTGACGCGCCAGGCAGTCCCCGCCCTCCTCGACGCACACCTCGAAGTCCAAGTCCGGGTAGGCCCCGTAGCCATCCAGCTTGCGCAGGTCGTAGGGTATGCCGCAGGCCCGCAGGCACGGGCCGGTCAGTCCGTACTGCAGGGCATCATCGGCCGAGATCACGCCTACGCCCCGCGTCCGCCCGACAAAGATGCGGTTACGGGTCAGCAGGTCGTCATACTCCTCGAACCGTTCCGGCAGCAGGTCGAGTACCTCGACGGCCTTCTCCGCCCAGCCGTCGGGCAGGTCGTTGCGGACCCCGCCGACGCGTAGGTAGTGGTACAACAGGCGCTGGCCACAGACCCACTCGAACAGGTCGAGGATCAGCTCTCTCTCGCGGAAGGTGTACAGGAAGGCGGTCGTGGCGCCCAGGTCAATGCCGATGGCGGCGAAGTACAGCAGGTGGCTCGCCAGGCGGTTCAGCTCCGCCATGATGACCCGCAGGTACTCGCAGCGCGGCGTCACGGTGATCCCCGCCAGGCGCTCGACGGCCCGCACGTAGCACAACTCGTTGCCCATGCCGTTCAGGTAGTCGAAACGGTCGGCGTAGGGCACGTACTGCCGGTACTCGACGCACTCGGCGATCTTCTCCATCGAGGAGTGCAGGTAGCCGATGTCGGGGTCGGCCCCCAGCACCTTCTCGCCGTCGAGCCTCAGGGCCACCCGCAGCACACCGTGGGTAGCGGGGTGCTGGGGGCCCATGTTGACCAGAAGCTCGTCAGTTGTCCCGACTGTCTCTTCACTCATGTGTCGTCTGGAGCGGCCGGCTACCAGCCGGCCCGCCGTTCGTCCCGGATGGCGCAACCCCGCCTCGGCTTAGCTCTCCGCAGTCCCCTCGGCACGCAGCACCTGCCCCGGGTCCTCCCGCAGCGGGTCCGGCGCCAGGTACGGGTGGTCCAGTGGGACCTGGTAGTCCTTGCGCAGCGGGTAGCCCTCGCAGTCATTGGGCAGCAGCAAGTGCCGCAGGTCCGGATGGCCCTCGATCTGCACGCCGAACATCTCGGCCAGCTCCCGCTCCGGCCACAGGGCCCCCTTGTACAGGTGCGACAGGGTTGGCAGCACCGGCTTGTGGCGCGGCATGCGGGTACGGATGGTGACCCGCCGGGGCTCCATCAGCAGCGACAGGCGGTAGACGGCCTCGATGCTGTCAGGGCGCTCGACGGCGCAGGCGTCGCAGAAGCAGTGCTGCGGGGGCAGTACGGAGCGGCGCAGGGCGCCCACGAAGTCCGCGAGGGCCTCGGGCGCCACGGTGAAGTCCATCTCGCGCTCGGAGACAGTATGATCGAGCAGTGTGTCGGCGAAGTCCTCACGAAGCTGCTGCAGGCGGGCCTGCAGAGCCGCTTCGGGTGGGGCGCTGCCGGCGCACTCGGGGTTCGGCGTCTGTGACACGTGACACACTCCTGGTTCGGCGCAAGGCGATTCGGCTAGCGGGCAGCATCCGGTGTGATGATGGTGCGGTACCCGCTCCCGGCTTGCTTCTCGCCCGCCTCGGGCGAGGGATCGCGGACCGACTCGCCCCGCATCTTCTTGTGCAGGGCCAGCAGGCCGTCAATGAGCTGCTCGGGCCGCGGCGGGCAGCCCGGCACGTAGATATCCACTGGCACGACCCGGTCCACGCCTTTCACGACCGAGTAAGCGTGCTGGTGGAAGCGCCCGCCGCTGACCGCGCAGTTGCCCATGGCCAGCACATAGCGCGGCTCGGGCATCTGGTGGTACAGCTTCTCCAATACCGGCGCCATCTTCACGCTCAGCGTCCCGGCGACGATCATCACGTCGGACTGCCGGGGCGTGGCGCGGGGGATGATGCCGAAGCGGTCCAGGTCGTGGCGGGAGGCGTTCGTGGCCATCATCTCGATGGCGCAGCAGGCCAGGCCGAACTGCATCGGCCACAGCGAGCAGGCCCGCGAGACGTTGAAGACGTGGTCCACCAGGCTGAAGAAGCGCACCATCAGCGGCTGCTCGGAGAACCGCCGGGCCACGCGCCGTAGCGGCTCGTCCACCCGGTACTTCTCCAGCTTCTCCAGCTTCAGCTTCTCGTACAGGTTCACATCGCGAAGCTGCTCGAGCTTGTCGTCAATGCGGCGGTTGATCTCCGCGATCTTCTGCTCGGGGTTGAAGTCTAGCGGGTCCATTCCAGGTCCCCCTTCCGCCAGACGTACGCCAACCCTACCAGCAGGATCAGGATGAAAACGCCGACCTCCACCACGGGCCACAGGCCCATCATGTCGGGCGCGCTCAGGCGCTTGAAGACCACAGCCCACGGGAAGAGGAAGATCGCCTCCACGTCGAAGACGACGAACACCAGGGCGATCAGGTAGTAGCGGACATAGAACTGGCCCCAGGCTTCACCGATGGGGGTCAGGCCGCACTCGTAGGTCTCGCGCTTTGCGGCGTAGGGGTCGTGGGGGCGGACAATCCAGGCCACCACCAGGGAGGCGACTGCCAGAGCTGCGGCGAGAGCTGTGATGACGGCGACGGGGCCGTAGGTAAGCGCCATCTAAGTCTCCAACGGCGGGACCGGGGCAGCCGGCCAGGTGGTGGCACTATCGCGGACGGCAGCCACCGTTGCGGCGGCTGTCAGAGGAACACGGGCCGGAGAACGAGCGAGGGCACCGGTCCGTGTCGCGTGCGAGCGGCCTCAGTATAGCCGCGCGAGTCGGGTGGTGTCAACCGGAGGGGCCCGACGCCAGCCCCTGCGGACCAGCCCGGGCAGCCCGGGAGGTCCACAGCGCCAGGCTGTCGAAGCCACCTTGTGAAAACGTCACATAACCCCCCAGAGCCATCAGGAGCGCCTGCATGCCCCGTATCCCCTGGTCTATCGCTGTGCCGCCCGAGGTCTACTGCGAGGTCTGTGGTGCCACCATGAGTGCGTACCACAGCAGTCCTGCAGTGCAGATGGACGTCCAGCTTCGGGGTCCCCGGACCTTCCACGAGCGCTACGGCCTGCCCCCAAGCAAGCACATTGTGCCAGATTTCACAACCTACCTGACGGGCTCCGTCTTCGGTCTCGAGTTTGAGGTCTTCGAGGATCAGGTCCCCGCTCCCCGGGGCCACCCCATCGCCAGCACCCAGGAAGCCGCCGCCCTGACCGTGCCCGAGGACATGAGCCGGGCGGGCACCTTCCCGCGCGCCCTGGAGTTCTACGCGTGGATGCGGGCCCACGCCCCGGAGGGCGTCAGCGTGGGCTTCACCGGTGGCAGCCAGGCCCCCTTCACGACGGCGGTCCTGCTGCGCGGCGAGGGCTTTCTGCTCGATCTCGTGGACCACCCGGACCTCGCCCACCGCTTCCTGCAGACGCTGACGGAGACCAGCATCCGCCAGCGCGAGTTCGCCCTGTCGGTCGTAGGAGCGCCGGCTTCCAGCCGGCACATGCCGCCCGACTGGCACGCGCCGCAGGACTCCCTCGGCTTCACTGACGACTACGGCGGCCTCCTGGGTCCCAATCTGTACTACGACTGCGACGTGCAGTACATGCTCCAGATCGCCGACCACTTCGGCGCCACCCGCAAGACCATCCACACCGAGCTGCTCCGCCAGCCCCACCTGGCGATCCTACAGGAGCACGGCTGGGGCTATATTGACGTCGGCACCGACCCGTACCTGACCATCGCCGACTGCCGCGAGGTGCTCCATATCCCCTTCCTGGTGCAGATGAAGACGAGTGCGGAGATGCTGCACTCTACGCCGGAGGCGATCCAGGCGCGCTATCGGGAGATGGTGGCCGAGGGGGCACAGACGATGCTCGTCGAGCTGTGCCGGGGGGTGCCCGAGGCGAACATCCGGGCGTTCATCGAGGTGGCGAGGGAGTTTGAGTAGCAGAGCCGGGAGGCTCCGAACGGAGCCTCCCGGCTGTGTGTGTCGTAGCGAACGTGCCGCCTACTCGATCCCCTCATCGCGCTCCGCAGGCTGCGTCGGCCCCGCCGCCGGCGGGGCACCGGGTGGCGCTGCCGGCGGTGCGGCCGGGGGAGCAGCAGGCGGGGCTGCTGGCGGCGCAGCGGGCTGTGCGGCCGGGCTCACCGGTGGCGGCGGAGGCGGTGGGGGGGCCGCCACGGTCGGCGTCGGAGCCGGCGGAGGCGCCGGGACAGGCGGGGCAGGCGCGGCGGGCGGCAGCGGCGTCGCCTGCGAGGCGATGACCCGTGGGGCAGGTGGCGGCGCCATGGGGAGGCCTGGCGCCGCCGGAGCGGCGACCGGGACGCGCCGCTTCCGCGAGACGCAGACGATCACGCCGCCCACCACCAGCACCAGCACCACGACCACACCCAGGACCGCCGGCAGCCACTCCATGTAGCTCTTGTCCTTGCCCTCGCTGATGCCCTTCTGGGCGGCCGAGATGTACTCCTCGGTGTACGGCGAGCCGGGGTACAGCGCGTTGATCTGCGACAGCAGCTTCATGGCCGACTTGAAGTGCTGCTGGTTCATCTTGTGAACAGCCTTGCGGTACAACTCGGTGACGAGGCTGACCTGGGGCTTGACATTGCTGCGGTCCAGGAACTGCTTGACCACGCTGATGGGCACCAGGAAGTTCATGCCCTGGACCTCGGTCTGCACCACATCGCCCTGGGCGGTCTGCTGCTCGGCGGTGGCGCCCCATGTGGTCAGGCCGATGACGTTCCCGTTCTTGTCCAGCGCCGGGCCGCCGCTGTTGCCATGGGTGATGGCGGCATCGGTCTGGATGACCTCGACCCCGCCACTCCAGGTCTTGCGGGCGCTCATGCTGCCGCTGGTGCACGTCGCCTGGATGGTAGCGGCTTCGTCGGCCCAGGGCTGGAAAGTAGCGGCCGCCGGATAGCCGATGCAGTGGATCGGGTCGCCGGTCTTGAGCGTGCTGTCATCGCCGATGGGCAAGGTGGGCAGGTTCTTGGCCTCGACCTTCAGGATCGCCACATCCTTGCTCGCGTCCATGTCCCCCTTGGTCACCAACTCGGCCTTCAGGCCCTTCTTCTCGGCGCCCTTCCCGGGCACTGCCACGCCCGTCAGCACGAGGTACTCGGTCGTCAGGCTCTCCAGTTGCATGTACTCCACATACCACTTGACCGTCGCGACCTTCAGCTTCTCGATGACGTCCTCGGTGACTTCCTCCGGGAAGGCCTGCTTGAGTTCGGAGACGGTCTTGTCCACCAGATCGGAGAGCACGGACATGACGAACTGTTTCTTCAGTTCGTCCTGGTCGGCGCTCACCACGTGGGCATTGGTCACGCAGTAGCCGTCGGGCGTGACAAAGAAGCCCGAGCCCTGACCGGACATCGTGCGCTCGTGGGTCTCGCGCTCTTCGCTGGGGACCAGGTAGTAGAGGGGATCGGCGAGGAAGGCCTCCAGCGCCGCCTTCTTCAGGGCGCTCTCGTTGGCCGGCAGCTCGCCGGCCTGGACCTTCGCGACCAGCTCGCGCTGCAGTTCCTGCACCTTGGCCTGCGGGACGTGCGAGTTGGCGGGCACGGACAGCTCCGCGCTGTAGACCGCCACGACCATCACCGTCGCGGGCTTGGCGAAGTCAAAGACCTCGTTGACCGCCGGCGAGGCCCCCTGTCCCGCCAGCGCCGGTGCGCCGGCCGCCAGCACCACCCCCACAACCATCAGAGACACCAGCAGACCCGCTCTCCTCAGTGGTGACATGGTCCCATCCCTTCCTATGTCTGTGTGAGCGCGACCGACGCGACAGGCCTACTGCGGTGGTGAGGGTCTCCGGCGCGTCGCCAGGGCGACCACGATGGCGATGAGGGAGAGAACCGCCGCCCCGATGACGATGGTGGTGGTCAGGTGCTGCGACGAGGTAGCTGCGGGCGGCACCGGCGGGCTGGCAGTGGTCTGCCCGATGGCCGCGCCGCATGCCAGCAGCGCAGTCACGCCCCACACCGTTCGCATGGCTCGACTAACGAATCCCATTCGGTGGCATCCTCCTGCGCAACAGGCCGTGCCGCGTATTCGACGTGTGGGGCCCGATTCCTGCGCCGCTGCAGGCTATTGCTCTCCTGCCGCCGCTTCCGTGAGGGCTACCAGCGTCTCCTCCCAGCACCCGGGGTCTCCGCCCAGCACGTCTGTCGGCGCCAGCGTGAGCCCCGCGAGGTGCTCACGGAGCCCCGCCAGCCTGTCGCGAGCCTCAGCCAGTGCCTCCGCCGCCCCTGTCGCCCGGTACTCGGCCAGCGCCTGCACCACCCGCGCGAACCTCTCCCCCATCTCCAGTCCGCGCACGAAGGCGTGGATGCCCTCGTCATCTGACAGGGCCGCCGCTTGCCTGGCCCACCCCAGTGCGCCCAGGGTGCTCTCCACCCGCTGCCGCCACTGCTCCGACACCTCGTCCCAGCTCTGCCCGGCTCCGGCCAGATCCCCCTTGAAGCGGCGCACCTCGCGCGTCACGACCCACCACACACGACTGACGGGGCCCTGCCCGGTGTCCCCGCCAGCCAGGTAGGCCCGCCACATGCAGTCGCCTGCCTCCGCGCCCCATAGGCTGCGGCACACGCTCTGGAACACTCCCCCCTCCGCGAACACGTCTGCCGGGCGGTATTCCCCTCGCTGCAGCCGGTGATATAGCTCCTGGACCTCGTCGGGGTCCAGCAGGTTCATGCCGAAATGTGGCTCGGCGGCGTTCCAGAGGCACTCGGCGTTCAGCACCTGCACCGGCTCCTCGTGGACGCCCCCGTTGGACAGGCAGACCGACTGTGCCCCCTGGTACAGCGGGCTCAGCCCGCCGGAGAGGTTGCACAGGTCGTCGCTGGTGTAGTTGTCGCCGCCGCTGAAGGCGATGACATGGGCGCCGTGGCCGTGGCCAACGGTGTCAAACGCCGCAGCCAGTTGAGCCAGCCGGGGCGACCTGTTGGTGTTGAGGAACTGCTCGCGGAACCCGAACTGCACCCCTGGGACGGGCCCGATCAGCTCGCTGATGAGCCGGAAGCAGGCGATCTCGTGCCGCCAGGTCTCGTCGCTCTCATGCGCGGCGCCGTACAGCGGCGAGACGAAGATCAGCGTGAGGTCGCGCGCGGCGTCATAGTCGTCCGTCCGCACCTGCCGCAGGTGCCGGGCCACGAAGCCGAACCAGTGCGCCAGCGCCCCGGCCATGCCCTGCGGGTCGGTCAGCTCATCGCTGGGCCAGCGTCGGCGGCACTCGTCGCAGCGCATCCGCCAGCTCTGCTCGCTGGCCGCCCAGGTGCCGCTGTCAATGTCGTGGATGTACATGAACCCCGGCTCGATGGTCTCGACGAAGCGCCGCATCTCGGCCACTTTGGCCGCCGCCAGCCCCTCGCTGCACAGGCACGAGCCGTACTGCCGCCCCTCGGAGCTTTCCAGCCCCCGGCACTGGTACACCTCTCCCTCCGGCCAGGGCCGGCGGTTCAGGAAGACCTGCCCCTGATACCCGCACCGGTACAGCTCGGACTTCTGATAGGAGGTGCCGTATCCGCCCCCGTAGCCGGCGAAGGTCAGGCGGATCCCCCGCGCCCGCGCCATGCGATTGCACGCGCGTACCACCTCGGCGTAGTGCGGCGTCCGCGCCACATCCCACCCGAAGCCGTCGAACCACACCTGGTTGATCTTGTGGCGGAAGCACAGGTCCAGCTTGCGCTCGACGCGGGCCACGAAGGCCTCCGGCCCGTCGCCCCAGTCATACCCCCAGCGGTTGATCTCGCAGTTCAGCAGCCAGTCGGCAGCGCAGCGGAACCGCACATCGGGCCAGTCCACGACCTCGCAGCAGGGCAACCGCCAGCCGTCCGGGCCGGCCTCGAGCAGTTGCAGCAGCGTCGCCTCGGCGCGCAGCAGCCCCTCCTCGGTGGCCGCTGCCGCCTGCACGGCGGTCGGGCTCACGATCAGACGGTAGCACTCCTCGCGCCCCGGCGGGGGGCAGTCCGGGAGGTCACCCTCCGCCACCCGCGCGAAGGAGCCGGCCGGGAGCCGGCGCCGCAGATCGCCCGGCCGCGGGGCTGCCCCGCCCGGAAGCTGCAGCGATAGAAAGCCGGAATGCGGCGTGAACTGCTTGGGTCGGGGCAGCAGGAGACTCATGGCGACCTCCGAGCGTGCACGGGCGGTAGTGGCACGAATCCGTCCTGGGGCTGTAACTTGGTCGGCAGGGGGAGGAATCCTGCTTCGCGTGGCCTGCACGCGACACCCAACCAGGCGGTGGTGTGCGTTGACACGCCAGGAGAAGTTTGGTAAACTGTCGCTCACTGCCGAGGTGGTGGAATTGGTAGACACGCTAGCTTGAGGGGCTAGTGAGCCTTGGCTTCGTGCGGGTTCGAGTCCCGCCCTCGGCACCAGGGAATGTGGGCGGTTAGCTCAGCTGGTAGAGCGATTGCTTCACACGCAATAGGTTCACTGGTTCAAGTCCAGTACCGCCCACCATTGACAACCCGGAGCGCGGGAATAGCTCAGTTGGTAGAGCACCAGCTTCCCAAGCTGGGTGTCGCCGGTTCGAGTCCGGTTTCCCGCTCCATTCTGACCACAAACAGGCGTTGAACTGCGCGGCGGATTGTGCTATATTGAGCGCCTGTCGTTGACGAGCGGAAGTAGCTCAGCTGGTAGAGCGCCTCCTTGCCAAGGAGAAGGTCGCCGGTTCGAATCCGGTCTTCCGCTCCAGATAATTCGGCGAGCCGGAATGGGCCGCAGCAGCGGCTGAGGTCGGCTCGCCTTTTTGTAGCACCCGGTGCGAGGCACCGCCTGGCGGCATAGCCAAGTGGCTAAGGCGACGGTCTGCAAAACCGTTATTCACGGGTTCAACTCCCGTTGCCGCCTCCAACCCTTGCGAAACGCCCGACCCATCGGCCGGGCGTTTCCGTTTCTCCCCCTGTCGTAGGACCGCCAGCATCCTGCTGGCGAACGGCCTGTGCCGGCTGGAAGCCGGCGCTCCTACGGCAACGTCTACTCCTCCGGCGCGACGATGGCCCCCATGAACAGGATCGTCTGCGTGTCCCGGTCCGTGATGGCCAGGAAGAACGGGCGGTCCACCACCATCTCGAACGGCTCGCCCGGCGGCGGGGCGGCGGCGCCGACCATCCCCACCTGGGTCACTGCAGCGGCCTCCGTGCCTTCCTCGTCCACCTTCAGGTAGGACTTCTGCCGCACGAGGTCTATCCACATCTTCCTGTCGCACAGGGCCGAGAAGTCGGCTTTGGCCTGATCGAACGCCACGCCCATGCCCAGCGCCGTCAGCGCGGCGTTGAGCTTGCGGTCGTTCTTGGCCGTGAAGCGCGGGAGCTTGATGGTCCCCTCCCGCACCGCCATGGCCCCGGTCCATTGCGCCCACTTCTCGGCGCTCAGGGCCGCCAGGAAGCCCTTCAGTCCCACCTGCTTGGCGGGCAGGAAGACCACCATCGCCAGCCGGTGGTCGCGTCCGTACGGCAGGCGAATGGCCTGGAAGAGGTCGCCGGCCTGATAGGCGAACTCGCCGGTCTGCGCCATCATCGGCACGGTCCGCTGCGAGCCGTCCAGCAGCGTGAAGGGGGCGTCCTGCGTGGCGTCCTTACTGAAGACGTCGCTCCAGCGACCCTTGAAGTAGACGGCATCCAGGACCATGAGCCACAGACCGGCGAGGTCCTGTGGGGTGGTGATCTCCGGGATGAGCCCAGCGGTCTTGTCCTTCACCCAGTTGTTGATGATCCCGGCGGAGGCGGGGTCGCCGAAGTTGAGCGCCTCCACCCGGACGTCCGGCGTGGCCTTCACCGCCTCGAGGAACGTGGGCTTGAAGGTGACATCCTCACGGGCCCACAGTGAGTCGGCGATGGTCAGCTTGACTTCTGGGTCGGCGGCCTGCAACTGCGCGGCGAGTCCCTTCAGCGCAGTGCCGACCTGCCCGGCGTTCAGGCCGTCCCAGCCCATCGTCTTGGCGATGGCCGACGCGGTGTCGGCGCCGGCCCCGTGGTAGACGCTGCTGAGCGCCATCGCAACACTCAGGGGCGAGACGAAGAGGTTTTCGTCAGGCTGCTCGCCCTGGAGCTTGCTGAACAGATCGAAGGCGAAGCGGGTGGTGCGCTCGGGCATGTCGCCGATGCTCGCCCCGGCGGGCGCGGGCGGTGGCGGAGGGGGCTTGGGCGGGTCGGTCTGGGCGGGCTTGCACCCCCAGACGAAGGTGAGGACAACCAGCAGCGCAACCATCAGCATTCGCTCTGACATGGCACACCTCTGGCAAGCGCTCGACTGCCGCTGCGCGGTCAGCCGTCGGCATACGCTGACGAGACGCCCGGGAGCAGATGCTGCGGCTCGTTACTTCGTCCTGGCCAGCAGACCCACCCCCAGCGCCCCGAAGAGCACGTCCGGGATCCACCCCGCCAGTGCCGGGTCCAGCGTCCCCGCCAGCCCGAACGCCAGCGTCCAGCTCCGCACCCCGTTGTACAGGAAGACAATCAGGACCGCAATCACGATCCCCCCGAAGCTGCCGAAGCGCGCGAAACGGAAGCTGATCGGGGCGGCGATGAGCGCGAAGACGAGGCAGCCCAACGGAATCGAGTACTTGAAGTGATACTGCACCCGCAGCCGCTGGGTGTCCTTGCCCGCCGGGCCCAGCGTGCCGATCATGTCGCTCAGCTCCCCCGCGCTCATCTCAAACGACGTTCGCCGGGAGGCGTAGTAGTCCTGCAGGGCGGCCTGGAGCTTGATCTCCTGCTCGCCGAAGTACGCC encodes the following:
- a CDS encoding serpin family protein codes for the protein MSERMLMVALLVVLTFVWGCKPAQTDPPKPPPPPPAPAGASIGDMPERTTRFAFDLFSKLQGEQPDENLFVSPLSVAMALSSVYHGAGADTASAIAKTMGWDGLNAGQVGTALKGLAAQLQAADPEVKLTIADSLWAREDVTFKPTFLEAVKATPDVRVEALNFGDPASAGIINNWVKDKTAGLIPEITTPQDLAGLWLMVLDAVYFKGRWSDVFSKDATQDAPFTLLDGSQRTVPMMAQTGEFAYQAGDLFQAIRLPYGRDHRLAMVVFLPAKQVGLKGFLAALSAEKWAQWTGAMAVREGTIKLPRFTAKNDRKLNAALTALGMGVAFDQAKADFSALCDRKMWIDLVRQKSYLKVDEEGTEAAAVTQVGMVGAAAPPPGEPFEMVVDRPFFLAITDRDTQTILFMGAIVAPEE
- a CDS encoding glycoside hydrolase family 20 zincin-like fold domain-containing protein codes for the protein MSLLLPRPKQFTPHSGFLSLQLPGGAAPRPGDLRRRLPAGSFARVAEGDLPDCPPPGREECYRLIVSPTAVQAAAATEEGLLRAEATLLQLLEAGPDGWRLPCCEVVDWPDVRFRCAADWLLNCEINRWGYDWGDGPEAFVARVERKLDLCFRHKINQVWFDGFGWDVARTPHYAEVVRACNRMARARGIRLTFAGYGGGYGTSYQKSELYRCGYQGQVFLNRRPWPEGEVYQCRGLESSEGRQYGSCLCSEGLAAAKVAEMRRFVETIEPGFMYIHDIDSGTWAASEQSWRMRCDECRRRWPSDELTDPQGMAGALAHWFGFVARHLRQVRTDDYDAARDLTLIFVSPLYGAAHESDETWRHEIACFRLISELIGPVPGVQFGFREQFLNTNRSPRLAQLAAAFDTVGHGHGAHVIAFSGGDNYTSDDLCNLSGGLSPLYQGAQSVCLSNGGVHEEPVQVLNAECLWNAAEPHFGMNLLDPDEVQELYHRLQRGEYRPADVFAEGGVFQSVCRSLWGAEAGDCMWRAYLAGGDTGQGPVSRVWWVVTREVRRFKGDLAGAGQSWDEVSEQWRQRVESTLGALGWARQAAALSDDEGIHAFVRGLEMGERFARVVQALAEYRATGAAEALAEARDRLAGLREHLAGLTLAPTDVLGGDPGCWEETLVALTEAAAGEQ
- a CDS encoding trypsin-like peptidase domain-containing protein, translated to MSPLRRAGLLVSLMVVGVVLAAGAPALAGQGASPAVNEVFDFAKPATVMVVAVYSAELSVPANSHVPQAKVQELQRELVAKVQAGELPANESALKKAALEAFLADPLYYLVPSEERETHERTMSGQGSGFFVTPDGYCVTNAHVVSADQDELKKQFVMSVLSDLVDKTVSELKQAFPEEVTEDVIEKLKVATVKWYVEYMQLESLTTEYLVLTGVAVPGKGAEKKGLKAELVTKGDMDASKDVAILKVEAKNLPTLPIGDDSTLKTGDPIHCIGYPAAATFQPWADEAATIQATCTSGSMSARKTWSGGVEVIQTDAAITHGNSGGPALDKNGNVIGLTTWGATAEQQTAQGDVVQTEVQGMNFLVPISVVKQFLDRSNVKPQVSLVTELYRKAVHKMNQQHFKSAMKLLSQINALYPGSPYTEEYISAAQKGISEGKDKSYMEWLPAVLGVVVVLVLVVGGVIVCVSRKRRVPVAAPAAPGLPMAPPPAPRVIASQATPLPPAAPAPPVPAPPPAPTPTVAAPPPPPPPPVSPAAQPAAPPAAPPAAPPAAPPAAPPGAPPAAGPTQPAERDEGIE